Within Calliopsis andreniformis isolate RMS-2024a chromosome 4, iyCalAndr_principal, whole genome shotgun sequence, the genomic segment GTATGCTTTTACGCGAGTAACTTGATCGTAAAATTTTAGCATACGTACTTTCATTGGTCAATGAAGATAAGAGTCAACTGTAGGCCGTACTGAATTCAAGTGTAAGGGAGTAGTAACATTTACTTCTTATATTttttagaaataatcattacgaATAAATTAGAAATATGTAAAGAAAACGATCATTTATAATGTGTATATACACGTCGATAAGTACCGGTTGCTTATCAGTGATGACAGGACCTAACTTAACATGAGGTGAAACTAGGTTTCAAAAGGTTCCACTTGATATTATCCGTTAGTGTTTTAATAAAAACTatactacacgatggaaacccaCGAAAATGAGCAATATGTTACATTCCCTTTGTCTGGAATACATGATGGTATACAGGATAATATCATATCTCATGAAGAGATATGTGAACCTGTTGATGAATGTGTTCTTCAAGAAGGACTTACGGAAGTATCTGTAACAGATGTTAATTCTGGTATAACAGAGGCACAAGTTGCTGTTGAAATTTTAGCAGAGCATTCTGATGAGGAAGGTGAAAATCGTGTTGTATATCCTATATACATTAAGCAAGAAGAACAACAGCAATATACATCTGGTGATGATGAATCTATGGCTGTGGAGGCCCTCCGGCAACTTGGTGGAATGTATCCTTGTTTTGAAGATAAAAAAATATCTTGTCCTAATTGTGCAACTTTTTTTACACAAGCAGAAATGGAGAAGCATCATGATACTTGTAATGCTTCTAAACTATCCTGTTTGACTTGTGGGGAAAGATTTGAAAGGAAAATGGATTTAAATAATCATATGGTTTGCCATCAAGTGGGTCGTCCTTATGCTTGTAGAACATGTGGCAACTTATTTCGTTCAAAGAATAGCTTGAGATGTCATGAAGTACAAGTACACCAAGGTATTAGACTTCATAAATGTACTGTATGTGGAGCAGATTTTCAGAGGCCTTCTAGTTTATCTAATCATATGAAAATTCACACATATGTTGCTGGTCGTGCCATTATGCAGTCACAGAGTAATAATGTATCACAGTCTGAAGAGACATTTAAAAAATGGCCAGAGGATATAACCGAATCACAGAATAATCAGGTGCCATCATCATCTGTAGCAGCAGTACAAAATTATGATACAGTGCAGTGGACAGTTCCATCTTACAATTTTCACAATGAACAGTcaacagttaatgcaatatctAATCCACAAGATAAGATGGACACTCTTCATGAATTTACTGTAATGCCAAATGGAGAAGTTACACAATTTGAATATACTCAGCAAAATAATATAAGTAATCAAGTCAATCAGCAATATAATATCTCATTAAATTCATTTAATAATACTGATACAATGGTAAAAGTGGAAACTTTATCATATAATAGTGAAAATAGGAGGCATTATGTAGAAATTGAAACAAATGATACAAAACCACATACCTGTAAACAGTGTGGAGTTAGTTTTTCTCGTGCAACAGCCTTATCCTCTCATGAAAAAATTCATTCAAATTGGAGTGCACCGATTGAATGTGAATATTGTGATAAACAGTTTCAAGATAGGAATCATTTAGCTACTCATCAAACAACttgtgcaaaaaagatgatgcaGAATAATATAGAACAAGGTACACCTAACAATAAATGGGGTAAACATGCATGTTCTGAATGTGGTAAAAAATTTGCAACTAAACAAAAAATGTTCAGACATCAGTGGATTCACAGAAAGAAAACACATTCTTGCGAGGTATGTGGGTCACAATTTGAGAAGCAAAATCAATTAGATGAACATAGATTATCAGCACATCCTGGTGATTCTCCATTCACTTGTACAGAATGTGGCAAGAGTTTTGTATCTCGTCAGGGACTTTGGGAACATGGCAGAACTCATGCTGGAAGTCCTGCTCATTTTCATTGTGATACATGTTCTAAAACATTTTCGTCTAGACAAGGATATTTAATACATCATCGTACTCATACGGGAGAGAGACCATATGGCTGCAAATTTTGTTGGAAAGCATTTAGAGACGGTGGAACTTTAAGAAAACATGAACGTATTCACACAGGAGAAAGACCTCATGTTTGCCCTTTGTGTTCAAGAGCATTTAATCAAAAAGTTGTTTTACGTGAACACGTTCGATGGGTTCACGCAGCGGGGAAGAACGAAACAGAAGTAACTGGACCTCCTTTTTCGTGCCCCATATGCGGTGCTTTAAACCAAGATCGCGATGAGTTATGCGCACACATTGTTAAACATTCTGACCAAATGATAGCAGAAGCAAAAGCTAAAACTAATAACAATGCACCAAAACCTAAGCCAGCTAAAAAGAAATCGAAAGCATCTCTAAATACTAGTTTGCAAGAAAAACAGGCAGCTGGAAATCATATGATTTCCAAAACGGAACAGACTGAAGCACTTTTGTCtattacagaagcagaaaaatcgGAAGATCAACAAATATTAAATGAAAAACAAAATAATACTTTTCTTGTAGTCACTACGGAAAAACGTAATCAAGAGTATATAGCAATATCCGAGCTTAAGCCTGATAAtgtacaattgatagttgatgaAAAACAAGATGAGAATGTGCACATTTCACAAACAAATCATAGTCACAGAGATTCGTTAAATATGATTGCTATGGATAAGCAGAATAATACAAGTCACATAGTGCATACTCAACAGGAAGGAAATGTACATGTTCATTCTGTTACTAATCATAATGAAGTAACTACTATGCATTTAATACAGACATCAAAGCAAAATAATACTTTACACTTAATATCAAAACAAAACGAATCATTACCGGTTTTGACGCTACCAAATCCTCAAGGCCATGACAATTTTTCCAGTCAAATTGCACAAATGAATAACAGTGATTTGCCTATGGATATGGTAACTCATCAATCAACCAGGCAAAATGAAATTGTTAAGGATCATAATGAAGTTGGGCAAGACTCATTAATTCAAGAGGGAACATCTCAAACAGCTGTAATACAAGTTGTTCATTATCATCAAAACGAAAGCGATGATGGGGAAGAATTGGTCTGTGGTATTTGTGGAGAAGACTTTAACGACAAAAACGTGTTAATGGAACACGTTAAAATTCATATATAATTATTGTTATTTCATTGCTATCCAAGTTTGTGATATTCTTATACTATTAATGTGACTATGTAGAATATATCGAGTCTGAACAGTTTTTATGTTGGGAGAACAGAAAATACTAAATACAGCTATTGTTTTCAATAGTAGTATTAGAGCACCAGGTTTCTATGTGTCTTGAAAACGCACTGATATTAAAATACAGGGAAtcttctattatatttatacatttttaattCACGGATTTCCGTTTTATTGTTTCCCTGAAAAGCTTTTGCACATTTAGATTGTATATTATACATGtggtaaaataataataataataatacatgtATATACATGCATTGAAAATAAAATCGAGTAGACGAAGatttatatattatatgaaGTACATGTTTATATTGAAATAAGTAAAAGGAATATTGTAaaagagaaattaaaaaaagagGTAGTTCTGCTTAATGCAGTTTTATAAACATTgtttgattttttaaatttacgtACCGTTGTAAGGtacataaatattaattaagtcAAATGACACTTGCAATGTAGaaacataagatgcaataaggaAATAAAGTGcattttattttctatatttaccTTTTACTTTTCTCACGTTATGTTATAAATGTATTGCATTATTTCGCGCAAAGATAtagttttcttcgatgtatcaaTGATTAAAAATTGTCTAGACCGTTACTTcattttgaatttatattttcccgCGCTTTTCTAAAACGGAATTGAGAGTCACGTGCTGTTGCCGGGATGAAAAAGAAGTGCGcgtttaatttataaaataagtaatagcattttgtaattactcgtaattaagtaattttatgattctagtataaaagtgttaaaaaatttcaagaatCAGTTCATTAAGTTTTACTGAATTGTCTACAGTCTACAGAAAAGTAAGTACTAGTATATAGAAAATTGTGAAAACATCATTTACGCACACGTGATTTTAAAACTTAGAAAAGTAGTTTATATcaatatttctatattctgcATTTAAGAACTTGAATTAATTCATTGATTAATTGGTGATATACGTTATAGACTTCATTCTCAATCAAACGATAACCTATAACATCAgacatttaatatttttcgttACGTATCCTACCGTACGAGAAAACGTGTAGTCAATATTTACATCATTCTGTGCTTGATACTTCAAAGTAAAAGTTTACTTAATGCTGTATATGTTTTATAATTGCATAAGAGATTGTATAAAATCGGATAAAAAGTTCTCTATGAAAAAGAAGATACGGTTTGAAACGAAGTAATTTTAACCTGAATTGTACACCGTGTGGATATCTGTGCAAGTTGAAGAGGTTATATTGTCACGATTTCCCTTTGATTGAATTAAAGAAAGGCCTTCAAGTTTTCATACGAACTTTGCAAATATGCCTACTTGGAATCAGATACAAGCTCAACTTCGAAATCCAAATAACCCGGTAGTGTTTTTCGACGTATCTGTGGGCACTACCGAAATCGGTCGAATGATCTTTGAACTCTTCGAAGACGTGTGTCCAAAAACGTCAGAAAATTTCCGACAATTTTGTACTGGAGAATACAGAAAGGATGGCGTCCCGTTGGGTTTTAAGGGTGCCATTTTTCATAGAGTTATTAAAGACTTTATGATTCAGGGTGGAGATTTTGTAAATGGAGATGGTACTGGAGTCATAAGCATCTATGGCGGTGGAACATTTCCTGATGAAAATTTTACATTGAAACATGACTCACCTGGATTACTATCCATGGCCAATAGTGGTAAAGACACTAACGGTTGCCAGTTTTTTATTACATGTGCCAAGTGTAATTTTCTGGATGGTAAACATGTTGTTTTTGGACGTGTTATTGATGGACTTCTAGTTATGAGAAAAGTAGAAAATGTTCCAACTGGACCCAACAATAAACCAAAGATTCCTGTTACAATATCTCAGTGTGGACagatgtaataattattatagttataatttatatttttataagtaaatatacatataaaacatATCATAAATGTCAAACAATATTCCTCAAGAGTGAAGACAATATATTTCTTAATACTGATAACTTAGTTGCCTATAATTACATGGTAAATTAATAATTACCAGTAATTAGTTGCTTAATTTGAGGCTCCTAGGCATctgataatttcttattaatacaaATTGGCTATTAGAATCAACTTATTGGTACTTACCATTATAAATATCATTAATCAGTTACAGTTTCATTACAGAGTTGATGACTTTGAAGATAAAATTGAACAGAAAAAGTTATTCTTTTACGAATTGTGATTTTATTACATTAAatttacatacaatataaatatttcaatttaccTTCTGTGTTGCATTGTGTTGGATAAAAAACCAAACGTTAACACGGTTTTTGGAAGTAAAACACCGAAAGTGGATCACTCGATCTAACATTAGAATCAGCATCGATCTACGAAATTTCAGTTTTTAACTTTTAGGTCATCCCTTCTCGTATCTAATTATTACGGTAATTTAGTTAGAAACTATCATttaaatttatacatataattcGTTCATTAAATAATTTAACGTGTCTATATGATAGCCTAAGAAACAATCGATGTACTTAACGGTGAGTCTTATCTTTGCACAACTACGTGTTAACTTTTTAACATACTTTGGTTTGTTACACGAATCGATAAATTGCTTACGCTACGTATTTTTTTCTTGTAATTCTTTCAGTTTTTTAAAAAACCTATACATTCTTAATGTACGTTTTCATCAGCACGTTATCTCTCGCTTCGATCGTTAAGTTGCACTTACGTTGCATAAAATAGTGCACAGAGCGACAAATTCCCAAACAACTGCAGTTGTATCAACATTGCAAATACCTAATAGCCAGTGAAATGTTCTATCAGAGGTATGCCATCGAATTTCAACATTTCCTTTTCCTTCTTCAAAATTGTCCatgtttgtttcttttttaaatgaattCATTGACATCGATCCACCGTTACAAATATCATTCCTTAAAAGAAACAGTTACAATACGCCCTGAATAACTGATACAATCTCTCCGCAGATAAGAGATGCAAAATCGACTGTAAAACTTAAttgaagaaaaaaaattgtacaagAGATATCCAGCAGGATTAAATATCAGTTATCCGGGACTTACTGTTATATTCACGTGATACTCCAAAACGAGAACGGCCAGTTATCGAGTGCTTTCTCTACATCACACAATTCACGAATCGTCTGggtatcatcatcatcatcatcatcatcatccatcatcatcatcatcatcatcatcatcatcatcatcatcatcatcatcatcatcatcatcatcgggATCGTCACGACCTGAAACAACAGTACACCGATCATCATGGTCAGCAGCTCACGGCAGCGATAGCAGCTGGTCCCTCCTCTTGGGCACCGTGAGCTGAGGCGCGGTCTACCTGCTGTTGCAGAACACGTCTTCCTCGATGGTATCGACCTGTGAATTGTCGTCGACAACCATGATGGGTGTGGCGCCGTCGTGGAGGCTCGACTTAGAGATGGATCGCTTATAAATGTCTCTGGTGACGCTCCTGGTGAAGCTGAACTTGCGCACCAATTTCTTATCCAGCGCGGCAGGACTCTTGGGGCCTTTCGCCCTGAATTCATCCTCCGTGCCCGCATAATGAGCGAGCATCACTTCGGTAGCGTGCTCTTCGATCACGTCCACGGCATAATCGATGTCTTCATCGCTAGCGTTCTCTTTGATCACGCAGAATCTTATGATATATTTACCCATCACCCTAGCGGGGATCATGTGGAGCCTGCCGGAGGCGTTGATGTTTGCCAACAGTTCCTGATTTATTTCATCGCTCTCCTTCAACCTGAAGCAGACCAGGCCTACCCGAACGTCATTGGTGATCTCGAACCTCTTGTCCTTCCTCATCAAGCTCTCGAATCGCCTGGCAAGCCTGATGTGATTCCTTATGTACTTCTGGAGGCCAGTGATTCCGTAGGATCTCATGACGAACCACAGTTTCAGTGCTCTGAAGCGTCTGCTCAATGGAATTCCCCAGTGGCGGTAGTCGATGGACTCTCCTGATCTAGCGTGTTGCAGATACAGAGGATCCACGACAAGAGCCGAAGTCAGCTTTACTCGGTCCCGAACCCACAAGCAGGAACAGTCAAAGTTAACCAGCAGCCACTTGTTAGGATTCGTGTTAAAAGAGTCTGCGTGCTGGATGCCCGCCATTAGGGGCCTCATCTCAGGACAAATGAAAGCGTTGCCAGCGTATGCGCCATCAACGTGCAGCCAAATGTTAGGATACAGTTTGCACACGGGTCCAATCTCAAC encodes:
- the LOC143177963 gene encoding tyrosine decarboxylase — encoded protein: MNIDEFQVRGKEMIEYICEYLRTLEGKRVTANVDPGYLRPMLPKEAPAKGESWDAIMRDVDSKIMPGITHWQHPRFHAYFPAGNSFPSILGDMLSDAIGCIGFSWAASPACTELETIVLDWYAKAIDLPSEFLAEHKSSKGGGVIQGSASECILVTMLAARTQAIRTLKEQDPNTEDSAFLPRLVAYCSTEAHSCAEKAAMISLVKLRVLEPDEKGSLRGKRLESAIREDVANGLVPFFVSTTLGTTGSCAFDNLVEIGPVCKLYPNIWLHVDGAYAGNAFICPEMRPLMAGIQHADSFNTNPNKWLLVNFDCSCLWVRDRVKLTSALVVDPLYLQHARSGESIDYRHWGIPLSRRFRALKLWFVMRSYGITGLQKYIRNHIRLARRFESLMRKDKRFEITNDVRVGLVCFRLKESDEINQELLANINASGRLHMIPARVMGKYIIRFCVIKENASDEDIDYAVDVIEEHATEVMLAHYAGTEDEFRAKGPKSPAALDKKLVRKFSFTRSVTRDIYKRSISKSSLHDGATPIMVVDDNSQVDTIEEDVFCNSRS
- the LOC143177968 gene encoding peptidyl-prolyl cis-trans isomerase H, which encodes MPTWNQIQAQLRNPNNPVVFFDVSVGTTEIGRMIFELFEDVCPKTSENFRQFCTGEYRKDGVPLGFKGAIFHRVIKDFMIQGGDFVNGDGTGVISIYGGGTFPDENFTLKHDSPGLLSMANSGKDTNGCQFFITCAKCNFLDGKHVVFGRVIDGLLVMRKVENVPTGPNNKPKIPVTISQCGQM
- the LOC143177960 gene encoding uncharacterized protein LOC143177960 gives rise to the protein METHENEQYVTFPLSGIHDGIQDNIISHEEICEPVDECVLQEGLTEVSVTDVNSGITEAQVAVEILAEHSDEEGENRVVYPIYIKQEEQQQYTSGDDESMAVEALRQLGGMYPCFEDKKISCPNCATFFTQAEMEKHHDTCNASKLSCLTCGERFERKMDLNNHMVCHQVGRPYACRTCGNLFRSKNSLRCHEVQVHQGIRLHKCTVCGADFQRPSSLSNHMKIHTYVAGRAIMQSQSNNVSQSEETFKKWPEDITESQNNQVPSSSVAAVQNYDTVQWTVPSYNFHNEQSTVNAISNPQDKMDTLHEFTVMPNGEVTQFEYTQQNNISNQVNQQYNISLNSFNNTDTMVKVETLSYNSENRRHYVEIETNDTKPHTCKQCGVSFSRATALSSHEKIHSNWSAPIECEYCDKQFQDRNHLATHQTTCAKKMMQNNIEQGTPNNKWGKHACSECGKKFATKQKMFRHQWIHRKKTHSCEVCGSQFEKQNQLDEHRLSAHPGDSPFTCTECGKSFVSRQGLWEHGRTHAGSPAHFHCDTCSKTFSSRQGYLIHHRTHTGERPYGCKFCWKAFRDGGTLRKHERIHTGERPHVCPLCSRAFNQKVVLREHVRWVHAAGKNETEVTGPPFSCPICGALNQDRDELCAHIVKHSDQMIAEAKAKTNNNAPKPKPAKKKSKASLNTSLQEKQAAGNHMISKTEQTEALLSITEAEKSEDQQILNEKQNNTFLVVTTEKRNQEYIAISELKPDNVQLIVDEKQDENVHISQTNHSHRDSLNMIAMDKQNNTSHIVHTQQEGNVHVHSVTNHNEVTTMHLIQTSKQNNTLHLISKQNESLPVLTLPNPQGHDNFSSQIAQMNNSDLPMDMVTHQSTRQNEIVKDHNEVGQDSLIQEGTSQTAVIQVVHYHQNESDDGEELVCGICGEDFNDKNVLMEHVKIHI